From Pseudorasbora parva isolate DD20220531a chromosome 25, ASM2467924v1, whole genome shotgun sequence, one genomic window encodes:
- the LOC137065079 gene encoding calcium-independent phospholipase A2-gamma isoform X1, producing the protein MTVVWLLDGCALRLCLSSRSPFCREPQRLSWRLWFCRVGPDSSSAFSTSARQRSLDLKHHTARLRGALGSVWQAVSGTRAEIISRFKSAKNNSTPPILSQAPPYAAQAPPTALAATPTKTQEQKECRVTGTAPPTAPQAPPSAHKTPPSALAPKANKIQGQEYGVTKIALPTALQALPNALKAPPNALTPKATKVQVQERGVTRTALPTATQAPPTATQALPSALAPKATTVQEQERGVTRTAPPTTPQAPPTTAQAPPTNQTTPLFHPGSFGAHLGETYDYLSHHINSYFSSFSKPHQVAAPPASSQPETSAFSLGNYWNSSTPSVQAFVGNYIRPLVPRFRSETRGVSTEPDEPASDDGEHKGAPESRDQERAIRLRLQREKIVARVSVDSRTRAMVQALQRASDVQLCVRRVEELSQHLLEFPETRSAAVKEQVIPLLLRLHQAADGSLKSSVRLALALVGFIQPVRNRGVRILSIDGGGTRGLLALQTLRRLQELSGKPIHQLFDYICGVSTGALLGFMLGVRQMPLQECEDLYRTLSSDVFKQNVIVGTMKMSWSHAFYESEIWEQVLKEKMGSDLLIETARDIDCPKVAAVSTVVNHSPPVKAYVFRNYTLPLGLRSHYRGGCRHRLWEALRASSAAPGYFREFALGDDLHQDGGMLVNNPTALAIHECQCLWPGVPLQCVVSLGTGRFQSSSGSSTAYTSLKTKLSNVISSATSTEEVHTMLDALLPPHTYFRFNPSLSEDVCLDESREQKLALMLTEALQYLDRNQPKLSRAVSELRRPKTAIQSLKERLRYGL; encoded by the exons ATGACCGTGGTCTGGCTGCTGGATGGCTGTGCTCTGCGTTTGTGCCTCTCCTCCAGGAGCCCGTTCTGCAGAGAGCCTCAGCGGCTGAGCTGGAGGCTGTGGTTCTGCCGGGTCGGGCCGGACTCAAGCTCCGCCTTTAGTACATCGGCACGGCAGCGATCGCTGGACCTGAAGCATCACACAGCCCGTCTGCGTGGGGCTCTGGGCTCGGTTTGGCAAGCAGTGAGCGGGACACGAGCGGAGATTATATCCCGATTCAAATCGGCAAAAAATAATTCAACACCGCCTATTTTATCGCAAGCTCCGCCCTATGCTGCTCAGGCTCCGCCTACTGCACTTGCTGCTACGCCAACTAAGACTCAAGAACAAAAGGAGTGTAGAGTGACCGGAACAGCCCCTCCCACTGCACCTCAGGCTCCACCCTCTGCACATAAGACTCCGCCCTCTGCACTTGCTCCTAAAGCAAACAAGATTCAAGGACAGGAGTACGGAGTGACTAAAATAGCCCTGCCTACTGCTCTTCAAGCCCTGCCTAATGCACTTAAAGCCCCGCCCAATGCACTTACTCCTAAAGCAACTAAGGTTCAAGTACAGGAGCGTGGAGTGACCAGAACAGCTCTGCCCACTGCAactcaagccccgcccactgcaACTCAAGCCCTGCCCTCTGCACTTGCTCCTAAAGCAACTACGGTTCAAGAACAAGAGCGTGGAGTGACCAGAACAGCCCCGCCCACCACACCACAGGCTCCACCCACCACAGCACAGGCTCCGCCTACCAATCAAACAACGCCCCTTTTCCACCCCGGATCTTTCGGCGCTCATCTGGGCGAGACCTACGACTATCTGTCTCACCATATTAACTCTTACTTTAGCAGCTTCTCTAAACCCCATCAGGTCGCCGCTCCGCCCGCTTCGTCTCAGCCGGAGACCTCTGCGTTCTCGCTCGGGAATTACTGGAACTCCTCCACGCCGAGCGTCCAAGCCTTTGTGGGAAACTACATCCGCCCGCTGGTTCCACGCTTCAGGTCGGAGACCAGAGGAGTGTCGACGGAGCCGGATGAACCCGCTTCTGATGATGGAGAACACAAGGGGGCACCGGAGAGCCGGGATCAGGAGCGAGCCATACGTCTGCGGCTCCAGAGGGAGAAG ATTGTGGCGAGGGTCAGCGTGGACAGCCGGACGCGGGCCATGGTCCAGGCTTTGCAGCGGGCCTCAGACGTGCAGCTCTGTGTCCGGAGGGTGGAGGAGCTTAGTCAGCATCTGCTGGAGTTCCCCGAGACCCGGTCTGCCGCGGTCAAG GAGCAGGTTATCCCTCTTCTCTTGCGTCTCCATCAGGCCGCTGATGGCTCGCTGAAGTCCTCGGTCCGACTGGCTCTGGCTCTGGTGGGCTTCATCCAGCCCGTGAGGAACCGCGGCGTCCGGATCCTGTCCATCGACGGAGGGGGAACCAG gggtCTGCTGGCTCTTCAGACGCTGCGCCGCTTACAGGAGCTGTCGGGGAAACCCATCCACCAGCTGTTCGACTACATCTGTGGCGTCAGCacag gtgcacTGCTAGGCTTCATGCTGGGCGTTCGTCAAATGCCGCTGCAGGAGTGTGAGGATCTGTACAGGACGCTGAGCTCTGACGTCTTCAAGCAGAACGTGATCGTGGGAACCATGAAGATGAGCTGGAGTCATGCCTTCTACGAAAGCGAGATCTGGGAGCAGGTGCTCAA GGAGAAGATGGGCTCGGACCTGCTGATCGAGACAGCACGGGACATAGACTGCCCAAAG GTGGCAGCGGTCAGCACGGTGGTCAACCACAGTCCTCCAGTGAAGGCGTATGTGTTCAGGAACTACACTCTTCCGCTCGGGCTGCGCTCTCATTACCGGGGCGGCTGCCGGCACCGGCTGTGGGAGGCACTCCGGGCTTCCTCCGCCGCTCCAGGATACTTCCGGGAGTTTGCTCTGGGAGACGACCTGCACCAG gacgGTGGGATGCTGGTCAATAACCCCACGGCTCTGGCCATCCATGAGTGTCAGTGCCTGTGGCCGGGTGTCCCGCTGCAGTGTGTGGTGTCTCTGGGCACCGGCCGCTTCCAGAGCTCCAGCGGGAGCAGCACCGCATACACCAGCCTGAAGACCAAGCTCAGCAACGTCATCAGCAGCGCCACCAGCACTGAGG AAGTGCACACCATGCTGGACGCTCTGCTCCCTCCACACACCTACTTCCGCTTTAACCCGTCGCTGAGTGAGGACGTGTGTCTGGAtgagagccgcgagcagaagCTGGCTCTGATGCTGACGGAGGCGCTGCAGTATCTGGACCGCAACCAGCCGAAGCTCAGCCGGGCCGTGAGCGAGCTGAGGAGGCCCAAAACAGCCATCCAGAGCCTGAAGGAGCGGCTCCGCTACGGGctctag
- the LOC137065079 gene encoding calcium-independent phospholipase A2-gamma isoform X2 has protein sequence MTVVWLLDGCALRLCLSSRSPFCREPQRLSWRLWFCRVGPDSSSAFSTSARQRSLDLKHHTARLRGALGSVWQAVSGTRAEIISRFKSAKNNSTPPILSQAPPYAAQAPPTALAATPTKTQEQKECRVTGTAPPTAPQAPPSAHKTPPSALAPKANKIQGQEYGVTKIALPTALQALPNALKAPPNALTPKATKVQVQERGVTRTALPTATQAPPTATQALPSALAPKATTVQEQERGVTRTAPPTTPQAPPTTAQAPPTNQTTPLFHPGSFGAHLGETYDYLSHHINSYFSSFSKPHQVAAPPASSQPETSAFSLGNYWNSSTPSVQAFVGNYIRPLVPRFRSETRGVSTEPDEPASDDGEHKGAPESRDQERAIRLRLQREKEQVIPLLLRLHQAADGSLKSSVRLALALVGFIQPVRNRGVRILSIDGGGTRGLLALQTLRRLQELSGKPIHQLFDYICGVSTGALLGFMLGVRQMPLQECEDLYRTLSSDVFKQNVIVGTMKMSWSHAFYESEIWEQVLKEKMGSDLLIETARDIDCPKVAAVSTVVNHSPPVKAYVFRNYTLPLGLRSHYRGGCRHRLWEALRASSAAPGYFREFALGDDLHQDGGMLVNNPTALAIHECQCLWPGVPLQCVVSLGTGRFQSSSGSSTAYTSLKTKLSNVISSATSTEEVHTMLDALLPPHTYFRFNPSLSEDVCLDESREQKLALMLTEALQYLDRNQPKLSRAVSELRRPKTAIQSLKERLRYGL, from the exons ATGACCGTGGTCTGGCTGCTGGATGGCTGTGCTCTGCGTTTGTGCCTCTCCTCCAGGAGCCCGTTCTGCAGAGAGCCTCAGCGGCTGAGCTGGAGGCTGTGGTTCTGCCGGGTCGGGCCGGACTCAAGCTCCGCCTTTAGTACATCGGCACGGCAGCGATCGCTGGACCTGAAGCATCACACAGCCCGTCTGCGTGGGGCTCTGGGCTCGGTTTGGCAAGCAGTGAGCGGGACACGAGCGGAGATTATATCCCGATTCAAATCGGCAAAAAATAATTCAACACCGCCTATTTTATCGCAAGCTCCGCCCTATGCTGCTCAGGCTCCGCCTACTGCACTTGCTGCTACGCCAACTAAGACTCAAGAACAAAAGGAGTGTAGAGTGACCGGAACAGCCCCTCCCACTGCACCTCAGGCTCCACCCTCTGCACATAAGACTCCGCCCTCTGCACTTGCTCCTAAAGCAAACAAGATTCAAGGACAGGAGTACGGAGTGACTAAAATAGCCCTGCCTACTGCTCTTCAAGCCCTGCCTAATGCACTTAAAGCCCCGCCCAATGCACTTACTCCTAAAGCAACTAAGGTTCAAGTACAGGAGCGTGGAGTGACCAGAACAGCTCTGCCCACTGCAactcaagccccgcccactgcaACTCAAGCCCTGCCCTCTGCACTTGCTCCTAAAGCAACTACGGTTCAAGAACAAGAGCGTGGAGTGACCAGAACAGCCCCGCCCACCACACCACAGGCTCCACCCACCACAGCACAGGCTCCGCCTACCAATCAAACAACGCCCCTTTTCCACCCCGGATCTTTCGGCGCTCATCTGGGCGAGACCTACGACTATCTGTCTCACCATATTAACTCTTACTTTAGCAGCTTCTCTAAACCCCATCAGGTCGCCGCTCCGCCCGCTTCGTCTCAGCCGGAGACCTCTGCGTTCTCGCTCGGGAATTACTGGAACTCCTCCACGCCGAGCGTCCAAGCCTTTGTGGGAAACTACATCCGCCCGCTGGTTCCACGCTTCAGGTCGGAGACCAGAGGAGTGTCGACGGAGCCGGATGAACCCGCTTCTGATGATGGAGAACACAAGGGGGCACCGGAGAGCCGGGATCAGGAGCGAGCCATACGTCTGCGGCTCCAGAGGGAGAAG GAGCAGGTTATCCCTCTTCTCTTGCGTCTCCATCAGGCCGCTGATGGCTCGCTGAAGTCCTCGGTCCGACTGGCTCTGGCTCTGGTGGGCTTCATCCAGCCCGTGAGGAACCGCGGCGTCCGGATCCTGTCCATCGACGGAGGGGGAACCAG gggtCTGCTGGCTCTTCAGACGCTGCGCCGCTTACAGGAGCTGTCGGGGAAACCCATCCACCAGCTGTTCGACTACATCTGTGGCGTCAGCacag gtgcacTGCTAGGCTTCATGCTGGGCGTTCGTCAAATGCCGCTGCAGGAGTGTGAGGATCTGTACAGGACGCTGAGCTCTGACGTCTTCAAGCAGAACGTGATCGTGGGAACCATGAAGATGAGCTGGAGTCATGCCTTCTACGAAAGCGAGATCTGGGAGCAGGTGCTCAA GGAGAAGATGGGCTCGGACCTGCTGATCGAGACAGCACGGGACATAGACTGCCCAAAG GTGGCAGCGGTCAGCACGGTGGTCAACCACAGTCCTCCAGTGAAGGCGTATGTGTTCAGGAACTACACTCTTCCGCTCGGGCTGCGCTCTCATTACCGGGGCGGCTGCCGGCACCGGCTGTGGGAGGCACTCCGGGCTTCCTCCGCCGCTCCAGGATACTTCCGGGAGTTTGCTCTGGGAGACGACCTGCACCAG gacgGTGGGATGCTGGTCAATAACCCCACGGCTCTGGCCATCCATGAGTGTCAGTGCCTGTGGCCGGGTGTCCCGCTGCAGTGTGTGGTGTCTCTGGGCACCGGCCGCTTCCAGAGCTCCAGCGGGAGCAGCACCGCATACACCAGCCTGAAGACCAAGCTCAGCAACGTCATCAGCAGCGCCACCAGCACTGAGG AAGTGCACACCATGCTGGACGCTCTGCTCCCTCCACACACCTACTTCCGCTTTAACCCGTCGCTGAGTGAGGACGTGTGTCTGGAtgagagccgcgagcagaagCTGGCTCTGATGCTGACGGAGGCGCTGCAGTATCTGGACCGCAACCAGCCGAAGCTCAGCCGGGCCGTGAGCGAGCTGAGGAGGCCCAAAACAGCCATCCAGAGCCTGAAGGAGCGGCTCCGCTACGGGctctag